The Pecten maximus chromosome 6, xPecMax1.1, whole genome shotgun sequence DNA window AGCTCTTAAGTTGTTACACAAGTGTAAGTGTAGAAATCAGTACTAAGATCTTTAGTTTACCATATGATCTATGTAAGTAAGGGATTGTCACTGATTTAACTTGAAAGTTCATTCATTATACTGTGGATCTGTCTAATTTAATAAGATTAATATAATCATGAAGAAAGATTAAGCAGCACACATTAATTGCAAATGaaacaatcataatttagcatAAATTTAAGCATTATATTGCTCTTTGCTTACATTTACATTAGTATGTTCAGTGTACTTGAAAGTTGAAGAACAATTTTTTACATTAGTGTATACTTGAAAATTGAATGATTTGCTATCGATTTCAGACCCCTTCCTTGCCCCACATATGCAGGTGGACAAAGGAGCTATTCGGTTTGTGTTGAGTGGTGCCAACATCATGTGTCCAGGTCTAACCTCTCCTGGTGCAAGGATGACGAAGGTTGAAGCTAACACTGTGGTCGCTGTCATGGCAGAAGGCAAAGAACATGCTGTGGCTGTTGGTGTAACAAAAATGTCCACAGATGAAATGTATGCATCTCTGTTTTGTCACAAGATTTCTTAtatgaatgaattttgatattaaCTATTAGCTTTAGGGTTAATACCttaatgttaattataaattaGGACTTTGGTTTTGACTTTGTAtaacgtccaattaacagctaaggtcaacTTAGGATGGCCTTCCCTTTGGGCAAGATGCATGTGCATGGTGAATGTGTGTATGTttcgagtggttaaggtgtcccgacactttatcactagcactccacctcttggttgcgagttcgaaacctacgtggtgcagttgccaggtactgaccgtaggccggtggtttttctccgggtactccggctttcctccaccttcaaaacctggcacatccttaaatgatcctggctgttaataggacgttaagcaaaaacaaaccaaagtatgtTTTGAGAGGCTGTGGTAAATTCAGGATTGTCTTCTGATGATATCATGAAACTGATGTCCAATTactagtgttacctcactgaagcatactgccaaagataCTTGCCAGGACACCctaccaggtcacattatactgataacaggaGTGTAAAGCAGGAGTAGCAGCTACCATTTGTATAAACTCTGGTACGTCTCAGTCAGGGGACAAAATCTGAAGCCTTCCTCATAAGTGAATCCCTTAAAGGTCAAAATGATCACACAGTATTGTCTAGGGAGACATCAGGAAGTATAAAGTTGCTgcaaagaagagaaaagataagatccccaAAATAGTTGGCTCATGCAATCATATTACTTGACGTTACTGTAACTCAAGAGTAAATGATTAGAATGAGGGATAAATTTACTACAAACTATTGTTTCATCTGATTTTGAATCCCTAGAAATTCAAATTATACAGCACTGTGACAAGATAGGAGCTTCATATATCGGTTAAAAACAATAATCTGACTCCCTGGTAATGAACAGTGACCTCAGTTATGAACAATGACCTCGGTTATGAGCAATGACCTTGGTAATAATTAATGATCTTGGGAATGAACTGTGATCTCAGTAATGAACAATGATCTTACTTACGAACAGTGACCTCAGTTATGAACAATGACCTTGGTAATAATTAATGATCTTGGGAATGAACTGTGATCTCAGTTATGAACAATGATCTTACTTACGAACAGTGACCTCAGTTATGAACAATGACCTTGGTAATAATTAATGATCTTGGGAATGAACTGTGATCTCAGTTATGAACAATGATCTTACTTACGAACAGTGACCTCAGTTATGAACAATGACCTTGGTAATAATTAATGATCTTGGGAATGAACCGTGACCTCAGTTATGAACAATGATCTCAGTAATGAACTGTGACCTCAGTAATGAACAATGATATCAGTAATGAACAATGATCTCGGTTATGAACTGTGATCTCAGTTATGAACAATGATATCAGTAATGAACAATGATCTCAGTAATGAACAATGATCTCAGTAATGAACAATGATCTCAGTAATGAACAATGATCTCAGTAATAAACAATGATATCAGTATGAACAGTGCTCTAACTTATGACCAGTGATCTCAGCTATGAACAATGATctaatgcatatatataatgttagcTGTGATAATTCAATGAATGCCTTTCTCCTAATTCATAATATCAGTTTTCTTTAAAtttgaatgtcattttcaatCAGAAATGTTCTTATCATTGCAGTTTGGAGAAAAACAAAGGAATTGGGGTGGAAAATATTCACTATCTGAATGATGGACTATGGAATATGAAGAATGTGAAATAACAAAGTATTATTTTCTAGGAAATAATATGTTAGGCCTTTGGATAGACATACCTGCCTGGAGTGATGCTCTGGTCTGATATACCTGTGGTGTTATCAATACCTGGTTGTTCTTTCTCAGACTTTATACAcacaaatcaattatttttgggaagaattatttttatcatgatgATATTCTTAAACTCGTCATCAATTCCCCAAAAAAGGTTTGAAGTCATAAAATGAcaataccatctccatcactTGCATTTGAGTTTGAATATAATAAAGAGTATTCAAACTGTCTcaacaatacacaatgatacaaTTTTCAGAAAATGAGAACTGGTGCTTTATGAAGTGGTTTTCTCATCTCCTGGACGATTTGTTATTGTCCAATTTAAAAGTCGTATGTTAGTAAATTTGTCAAATTGTCCAATTTATAGGTCGTATGTTGGTAAATTTGTATTATGTAAGGACTGATATcaacatacctatatatagtgtatgtatgaattaaaaaaaagatcTGTCTGTGGGTTGCTGAATGTCGCTATTggtatttacattgtttttatgtatgcatatatttgttaaaataacatatacatgataaattCATTAAACCTGTATTATCACCAAGGGTAACTACACTGACAACAAATGCCAGTGTGTCGTATCACTTGTAATAATGATTAATGATACTTCATAATATCAGCAGTGCTGAACAGTGCTAGTTAAAATTCTGAAgcaaaagggagataattctaaCAGATTAAAAGATAATCCAACATAACGACTAGTGAATACAAACActattttttacaatatataaagaAAGAATATGTTTCACCAGGTTAAGGgaattattttgaattgattCTAACATTAACATAAAAGTAACTTTTACTGAAATCATGGTCGCATCTAAAACACACAACATACAAAGTAACACAACTAAATTATTTAACTTTGTCATtttgaatacaaaatgtacctgaTACAAAacgtttttcttctttttatttaaaCCATGTTGTACTAAAAGCTGAagtgaaaaatgataaaatccaAACTAATGAACAGAGAGAGACGGGGCATATAAATGTGACATGTGCCGATGTAGCTACATCCTCTTTGGGAAATATACTAGATATTAACTAGTTCTCACTAGTCCCTTTGTGACTTTTGGACTtcgcatttgtttttagatgaTCTAGTTTTGACTTTAATGTCTGTaatattcatgtgaaaaaaCTTTCCAGcatgtttttcctttttcttgACCTCTTGTGTTTCCATCACTAGCATTGGTCTAATCATTGTTAGTGTTCCTTCATGTGACTGATAGTCAATGCTTGGGATGAGGATTGATGAAATCATCTTTATCTAACAATTTGTAATTCTCCAACAGCCTCAAAGTTAAAACCCATAACAGCATGATCTGCAAAACTGTTGATACCATACACGATTCAGTGTCAAAAATCCAAAATCCAATACATTGGCCAATCCCCAATCTACATAAAGGAACGctttaatgaaaattttgcAGATGTcaaaaaaggaaacaaatacaaaccagtttcacatcaaattacaCGATATAATAGCTAAGCCATGCTCAAACAGAACCCAATACCAACCAAAGACTAAGGAGAAAGGAAATAGCAGAACCTTGAGGCCTCAATATACGCCTCTGATGAAGAAtgattattatttcaattatctTCAACACTGGAATCGTAGTGGTATGTCTAATCttacatttaaaagaaaatagccagaaatacctataaaTAAAGTCTTTATATAAAGGTATCCTGGCTA harbors:
- the LOC117329399 gene encoding malignant T-cell-amplified sequence 1 homolog, whose product is MFKKFEDKECVTGTNQAKSTVQKAIRASLLKIYPHIKDYLDHIIPKKGDLKVVKCRDHIEILASSKGEPLFFRHREDKYVPALKLLHKYPFLAPHMQVDKGAIRFVLSGANIMCPGLTSPGARMTKVEANTVVAVMAEGKEHAVAVGVTKMSTDEILEKNKGIGVENIHYLNDGLWNMKNVK